The Mucilaginibacter gracilis genomic interval CTCTATTTTATCTCTCAGGTGCGAAAGCTCAACGTGGCAGTGCGCGTTAATAAAACCAGGGCAAATAATACCTTCAAGTTTTTCAATTTCAACTGAACTATGATCCTGGTCTGATAGCCCGTCGGTTATGGCTAAAATTAATCCTGAATCATCAACTGTTATTATTCCATTTTTTATCGGATCAGCATTAACAGGGAAAACGTAATCGGCTTTAAATTTTTTCATTAATAGTAAATCAATGCATTATTTTATAGCTTAAACATTTACTTAATTAATAATACTATTAACTTAAAGTAATGTTTTGCACTATTTAAATAAAAACACTATGTACAAAAAGATAGATTTTTAAATTTAACTAACTTTGCATAACAATGCAAGAGAAAAAGACAGATATCCGCAGTTTAAACTTAGATGAGTTACAAAAACACTTCTTACAATTAGGGGAAAAAAGTTTTAGGGCTAAACAAGTTTACGAATGGCTTTGGAAAAAATCATGCTTTTCTTTTAATGACATGAGCAATCTTTCTAAAGAACTTCGACAAAAACTTGAAGAGCAATTTACCATAAACAATGTAAAAGTAAACACTTCGCAGTTTAGCGCCGATAAAACTATAAAAAATTCTTTTGTTTTGCACGATGGACACCTCATAGAAGGTGTTTTAATTCCATCGGATGATAGAATGACGGCCTGCGTATCATCGCAAGTGGGCTGTAGCCTCACTTGCAAGTTTTGCGCAACGGGTTATATGGAACGCAAACGCAACCTTAATCCGGATGAAATTTACGACCAGGTGGTACTCATAGATCAGCAGGCGCGCCAAAATTACGATCATCATTTAACCAACATAGTGTACATGGGCATGGGCGAACCATTGCTTAACTACGCCAACGTTTTAAAATCTATCGAACGGATTACTGCCGACGATGGTTTAAACATGGCCGCCAAGCGTATAACGGTATCAACCGCCGGCATAGCCAAAATGATAAAAAAACTGGGCGACGACCAGGTGAAGTTTAACCTTGCCCT includes:
- the rlmN gene encoding 23S rRNA (adenine(2503)-C(2))-methyltransferase RlmN; amino-acid sequence: MQEKKTDIRSLNLDELQKHFLQLGEKSFRAKQVYEWLWKKSCFSFNDMSNLSKELRQKLEEQFTINNVKVNTSQFSADKTIKNSFVLHDGHLIEGVLIPSDDRMTACVSSQVGCSLTCKFCATGYMERKRNLNPDEIYDQVVLIDQQARQNYDHHLTNIVYMGMGEPLLNYANVLKSIERITADDGLNMAAKRITVSTAGIAKMIKKLGDDQVKFNLALSLHAANDEKRNEIMPINEQNSLKALADALKYYYAKTKNPVTYEYIVFNDFNDEIQDAVELAAFCKHLPCKVNIIEYNPISFASYTNASIDKIEAFADYLRKQGITTMVRRSRGKDIDAACGQLAIKEKEKV